In Planococcus sp. MB-3u-03, the DNA window GACGCTGTTACGGTCATCAAGGATTTGAAAGTGAAAGGCAGTTCCAATACCTTGAAAATCGGCACGAAAGTCAAAAGCATCCGGCTCGTGGACGGAGACCATAATATCGATTGCAAGATCGATGGATTCGGTGCGATGCAGCTGAAATCGGAATTTGTGAAAAAAGCCTGATCTTTTAAGTTTTGAACGCAATAAAATAAAAACCGGCCATTCCCCAAATATTGCGGGAATGGCCGGTTTTTTATTGCTATTTACACGCCGCGCTTATTGCCCCATAACAGTGTATGGAGCTGTGGCAGCACTTTAGCGTCATTGAGAGGGGCGGAAACCAAATGCCTGTCGATCAGCCATTGATAGCGCCGGAGCAGATGCTGGACCAGCTTGTCGTCTTCGGTCGTCTGCGTGTCGTCATTTCCGACTTGCAAAAAGAACGGGAATAACGGATAACGCAGGTGCAGCTGTTCCGCGAAAAAGAAATCGGTTTCGTCGAAAACGACAACTTTCAGGCTGGCTTGAGCCGAGGATAGCTTGCCGAGCATCGCATCCAGCTTGGAGTAGTCCAAAATCATGCCCGAACTCGGGGGCTTCGGAGAGACGGTGACTTCATCGATTTCCGAGAGCCAGTCCTGCCAGATGCTGCCTTGCGTTTCGACAGCTGTGCGCCAGCCGTTCTCTTGGCACAATGCGACCAGTTCCGCGATGCCTTTATGAAGTGCCGGGTTGCCTCCTGAAATGGTGACATGTGAAAAGGCGTCTTTTCCGAGCTCCTCAAGCTGCTCGGCAATTTCCTCTGCGGTCAACATGACGCTTTTTCCGGTACCGTCCCAAGTGAACTTGGAATCGCACCATGAACAAGAATAATCGCAGCCGGCGGTCCGGACAAACATCGTCTTCTGGCCCATGACCATGCCTTCGCCTTGTATTGTCGGGCCGAATACTTCCATTACAGGGATTTTCATGAAGACACCTCTTTCGGCCGGTAGATGACATAGCTTGTCGGGGTTTCCCGGACGATGACTTGTACGCAAGCCGGCTGGTTGTCCGAATGGTCGAGTGTGTCCTGGATCAGCTTGTGCACTTGCTGTGCCAGCTGTTCAGTCGTCGGAAAGGTATCTGTGAATTCCGGGTGGTCATTCAACACGCTATGGTCGTAGCGTTTATGGATCAAGTCTTT includes these proteins:
- a CDS encoding zinc ribbon domain-containing protein YjdM; this translates as MMELPNCPKCGSEYTYEDAGMAVCPECAHEWNPAEQAQEEAVRDAVGNILQDGDAVTVIKDLKVKGSSNTLKIGTKVKSIRLVDGDHNIDCKIDGFGAMQLKSEFVKKA
- the queE gene encoding 7-carboxy-7-deazaguanine synthase QueE, whose product is MKIPVMEVFGPTIQGEGMVMGQKTMFVRTAGCDYSCSWCDSKFTWDGTGKSVMLTAEEIAEQLEELGKDAFSHVTISGGNPALHKGIAELVALCQENGWRTAVETQGSIWQDWLSEIDEVTVSPKPPSSGMILDYSKLDAMLGKLSSAQASLKVVVFDETDFFFAEQLHLRYPLFPFFLQVGNDDTQTTEDDKLVQHLLRRYQWLIDRHLVSAPLNDAKVLPQLHTLLWGNKRGV
- the queD gene encoding 6-carboxytetrahydropterin synthase QueD gives rise to the protein MMQQFYPSVPHPYSFELNKDMHFSAAHYIPADEAGKCAKMHGHTYHLNITIAGDQLNSTGFLIDFKQLKDLIHKRYDHSVLNDHPEFTDTFPTTEQLAQQVHKLIQDTLDHSDNQPACVQVIVRETPTSYVIYRPKEVSS